The Daucus carota subsp. sativus chromosome 2, DH1 v3.0, whole genome shotgun sequence genome includes a window with the following:
- the LOC108205947 gene encoding uncharacterized protein LOC108205947 has product MEAQAVKSNLVLILDFGSQYTHLITRRIRSLSVFSLCISGTSSLKSITDLNPSVIILSGGPHSVHAPNAPSFPDGFVEYVESSGVFVLGICYGLQLLVEKLGGEVRVGEKQEYGRMEIEVLKDSGLFDCRKTGGKQVVWMSHGDEAVRLPNGFQVVARSQQGAVAAVENPERRFYGLQYHPEVTHSPEGMETLRQFLFNVCGVTAGWTMTDVMEEEIKVIKEMVGAEDHVICALSGGVDSTVAATLVHKAIGDRLHCVFVDNGLLRFKERERVMETFEKDLHLPVTCVDAVEQFLSKLKGVVDPEAKRKIIGKEFICIFDAFAHDMEQKTGKKPAYLVQGTLYPDVIESCPPPGSGRTHSHTIKSHHNVGGLPKDMKLKLIEPLKLLFKDEVRELGRILNVPVPFLKRHPFPGPGLAVRVLGDVTEGNALDILRQVDEIFIQSIKDAGLYDSIWQAFAVFLPIRSVGVQGDQRTHSHVVALRAVTSQDGMTADWYNFEHKFLDDVARKICNSVRGVNRVVQDITSKPPSTIEWE; this is encoded by the exons ATGGAAGCTCAGGCCGTCAAATCAAACCTAGTTTTAATTCTAGATTTTGGTTCCCAGTATACTCACTTAATCACTCGCCGCATTCGTAGCTTATCTGTCTTCTCTCTTTGCATTTCCGGCACTTCCTCTCTCAAATCCATCACCGACTTGAACCCATCTGTAATCATCCTTTCTGGTGGCCCCCACTCGGTCCACGCGCCGAACGCGCCGTCGTTTCCCGATGGGTTCGTTGAGTATGTTGAGAGTAGTGGTGTGTTTGTGTTGGGGATATGTTATGGGTTGCAATTGCTTGTGGAGAAGCTTGGTGGGGAAGTGAGAGTTGGGGAGAAGCAAGAGTATGGGAGGATGGAGATTGAGGTTTTGAAGGATAGTGGGTTGTTTGATTGTAGGAAGACTGGGGGTAAGCAGGTTGTTTGGATGAGTCATGGCGATGAGGCGGTGAGGTTGCCTAATGGGTTTCAAGTGGTGGCTAGGAGTCAGCAAGGGGCTGTGGCCGCGGTGGAGAACCCGGAAAGGAGGTTTTATGGGCTGCAATATCATCCAGAG GTGACACATTCACCAGAAGGAATGGAAACATTGAGACAATTTCTCTTCAATGTTTGTGGAGTCACTGCTGGATGGACAATGACTGATGTTATGGAAGAAGAAATAAAGGTTATTAAAGAAATGGTTGGGGCTGAAGATCATGTCATTTGTGCCTTATCTGGTGGTGTTGATTCCACTGTTGCAGCTACTCTTGTACACAAAGCGATAGGAGACAGGCTTCACTGTGTTTTCGTTGATAATGGCTTACTAAG ATTCAAGGAGAGAGAGCGGGTAATGGAAACATTCGAGAAGGATCTTCATTTACCTGTTACTTGTGTTGATGCTGTTGAGCAATTTCTTAGCAAGCTAAAGGGCGTGGTAGATCCTGAAGCAAAGAGAAAAATTATTGGAAAGGAGTTTATCTGcatttttgatgcatttgctcATGATATGGAGCAGAAAACTGGAAAAAAACCAGCATACTTGGTCCAAGGAACATTATATCCTGATGTGATTGAATCTTGTCCACCGCCTGGTAGTGGCAGGACCCACTCACACACAATCAAGAGTCATCATAATGTTGGAGGGCTTCCAAAGGACATGAAACTAAAGCTCATTGAACCCCTCAAGCTTTTATTTAAGGATGAG GTTCGTGAATTGGGAAGAATATTGAATGTTCCTGTGCCATTTTTAAAGCGCCATCCTTTCCCCGGACCTGGCCTTGCTGTACGAGTCTTGGGTGATGTGACTGAAGGAAATGCCTTGGATATCCTCCGCCAG GTAgatgaaattttcattcagtCGATCAAAGATGCTGGCCTATATGATTCCATTTGGCAAGCTTTCGCTGTGTTTCTACCTATAAGATCAGTTGGAGTTCAAGGAGATCAAAGAACACATTCACATGTTGTTGCACTGAGAGCTGTAACAAGTCAAGATGGGATGACAGCAGACTG GTACAATTTTGAACACAAGTtccttgatgatgtggcaagaAAGATCTGCAACAGTGTTAGAGGTGTGAATCGAGTTGTGCAAGATATTACATCCAAGCCGCCATCAACTATCGAGTGGGAATGA